One Terriglobales bacterium genomic window, CCGCCCTGGCGGAGATCCAGGAGCAGGCGCGAAAGCAGGGATACCGGAGCGCGGTTTACGATCCGGAATAGTGCATGCTTGGGCGAGGGCGCCGTACTACCCGGGGTCGTGCTCGCGCAATGAGCGGCGTAGGGGCAGGGACCCTTCGACTCCGCGCTTCGCGCTCCGCTCAGGATGACTCAAGCCAAATTCAGCAGAGTTCTCGAGCTGCATCGTTGCGCCAGAACGGGGACGAGGGCGTCCGCGCCACGCCAGTCGTGGGCGTCCGCCGCGACGTCGCCGTAAAGCGGGCCCGCAAACCCCCGGGGGCGGCGAGCGCAGGTTGCGGAAAGAGTGCTACGATGACGGCTGGTGAAAACGCCATGCCGCAATTCGTAATCGAGCGAGAGATTCCGGGCGCCGGCAACATGTCGGAGGCCGAGCTTCAGGCGGTAGCGAAGAAATCCAATGCCGTTCTGAAGGAGATGGGCCCGGAGATCAAGTGGCTGCACAGCTACGTAACCGGCGACAAGGTGTATTGCGTCTACCTGGCGCCGGACGAGGAAACCGTTCGCGAGCACGCGCGCCGCGGCGGCTTTCCGGCGAACCGCGTGTCGGCAGTGCGGCGGCTGATCGATCCGGGCACGGCGGGCTGATCAGGGCGAGTTCAGGGCGCAGGTTCATCGCTGAGCGCTTCCACCACCGCCCGCTCGACCGGCATTGCCCAGCCTTCCATCCACGCCTTGAGGCCTGAGTTGGCGAGCGCCTCGTCGTCGTAGGAGCGCGCAGCGCCGAAATCACCTTGGATGATTGAGCGCGGAGGCGGAGCGCGCTTCCTGTTCGAAGCGCTGCAGCGCATCAGGAAGCGAGTGGCGGTCAAGCGAGATGGTCTTGATGGCGACTTCGCG contains:
- a CDS encoding DUF4242 domain-containing protein, with protein sequence MTAGENAMPQFVIEREIPGAGNMSEAELQAVAKKSNAVLKEMGPEIKWLHSYVTGDKVYCVYLAPDEETVREHARRGGFPANRVSAVRRLIDPGTAG